In Uranotaenia lowii strain MFRU-FL chromosome 2, ASM2978415v1, whole genome shotgun sequence, one genomic interval encodes:
- the LOC129741975 gene encoding chymotrypsin-2-like — MKALLSLFMALVVVKAAQIPLLKPSHPFNFKRLEYSDKQTRIANGQQASDGQFPFYAAIDIPPGYFCGGSIISSRWVVTAAHCAVSGDSFNINVGEVAIFWGTTYYSEVKYIHPKYDDLVANDIALLYVSSDIIFTGKYVQPINLPNIGESNLFEDYPVEILGHGKTTEYETGTTPYLMYASVSVMSNSACAQYFGRYIIDSVVCTQGQAMETTCSGDSGGPVVYDNTLVGVISFGYACGNIYPSGHARVTSFRQWISDVSGV; from the exons ATGAAGGCCTTGCTTAGCTTATTCATGGCTTTGGTTGTCGTCAAG GCAGCTCAAATACCACTTCTGAAACCTTCACATCCTTTCAATTTTAAACGCCTCGAGTATTCTGATAAACAAACCCGGATCGCTAATGGGCAGCAAGCATCTGATGGGCAATTTCCCTTCTACGCTGCCATCGACATCCCTCCAGGATATTTCTGCGGAGGGTCGATCATCAGCAGTCGATGGGTTGTTACGGCAGCTCATTGTGCTGTTTCAGGCGATTCTTTTAACATTAATGTAGGGGAGGTAGCCATTTTCTGGGGGACCACTTACTATTCCGAAGTGAAATACATACATCCTAAATATGACGACCTGGTTGCCAACGATATCGCTTTGCTTTATGTAAGCAGTGATATCATATTTACAGGAA AATATGTTCAGCCTATTAATCTACCAAACATCGGAGAATCGAACCTGTTCGAAGATTACCCTGTAGAAATATTGGGACACGGAAAAACTACTGAATACGAAACTGGAACTACGCCATATTTGATGTACGCAAGCGTTTCAGTAATGTCAAACTCAGCCTGTGCCCAATATTTTGGACGTTACATAATCGACTCAGTCGTGTGTACCCAGGGACAAGCAATGGAAACCACCTGCTCCGGAGATTCAGGTGGTCCTGTAGTTTACGATAATACACTAGTCGGAGTTATTTCATTCGGCTACGCATGTGGAAACATTTATCCGTCTGGGCATGCTCGTGTCACCAGTTTCCGCCAATGGATTTCGGATGTTTCTGGAGTGTAG